In Flammeovirgaceae bacterium 311, one DNA window encodes the following:
- a CDS encoding RagB/SusD domain-containing protein, with amino-acid sequence MKIIKQFLILIMGAGLLNGCAEEEFLNVTNQNELNAANYYSRIENFDMALNGVYSAIKSLDLYGQNFYVETLLALPHESDYWNAQSRNEVTASDGNVFVAWRGWYRVVARANDVIENAPIYLESHNPSPAQREQLDQILGQAHFLRAFAYFHLVRLWGEAPYAVDNTRLAVPLILKVASSRDDMMQSRATVAEVYEQIISDFEAAETKLPVTWDQNNIARVNKFAAKGFLGKVYLYIEDYSRARQYFEEVINASRYSLVSHSRYEDLFQGKYEFSPESIFELNYAIDMQQNIWENGLGSGIALSLAPPGRGWSNVTPHGVNIERFGNDPRLEIATYHPEDSVATVEGDMRPAGRSEFNFTGHSFKKYVPRDYSVYSTNRNSGINVLIMRLADVYLMYAEVMNALGQDAIALEYLNKVRRRAWGYSPSNQEPAVDFTGLAGDELRDTIREERFRELFAEGHRWYDIVRWGIVEQEVLKYNQKRVTQGEILFQPKDYYYPIPQQEVDNNENIVPSQGYE; translated from the coding sequence ATGAAAATAATAAAGCAATTTCTGATACTGATCATGGGAGCAGGGCTACTGAATGGTTGCGCAGAAGAAGAATTTCTGAATGTAACCAATCAGAATGAGCTGAATGCTGCAAATTATTATTCCAGGATCGAGAATTTCGATATGGCCCTGAACGGGGTATACTCTGCTATAAAAAGTCTGGACCTCTATGGTCAGAACTTTTACGTAGAAACCCTGCTGGCACTTCCGCACGAATCTGATTACTGGAATGCCCAGAGCCGGAATGAAGTTACTGCAAGCGATGGAAATGTATTTGTTGCCTGGAGGGGCTGGTACCGGGTGGTGGCAAGGGCCAACGATGTTATTGAAAATGCACCCATTTACCTGGAAAGTCACAATCCTTCCCCGGCACAGCGGGAGCAGCTTGACCAGATCCTGGGCCAGGCACATTTTTTAAGAGCCTTTGCTTATTTCCACCTGGTAAGGTTGTGGGGAGAAGCTCCCTATGCTGTTGATAATACACGGCTGGCGGTACCTCTCATTTTGAAAGTAGCATCATCACGCGATGATATGATGCAGTCCAGGGCAACAGTGGCAGAGGTGTATGAGCAGATCATCAGCGACTTTGAAGCTGCAGAAACAAAGCTCCCCGTTACCTGGGACCAGAACAACATAGCAAGGGTAAACAAATTTGCAGCCAAAGGCTTTCTAGGCAAAGTCTACCTCTATATAGAAGATTACAGCCGGGCAAGGCAGTATTTTGAAGAGGTGATTAACGCCAGCAGGTACTCCCTGGTGTCACACAGCCGGTACGAAGATTTATTCCAGGGTAAATATGAGTTTAGCCCGGAATCGATCTTTGAGCTGAACTATGCTATAGACATGCAGCAGAACATCTGGGAAAACGGACTGGGATCAGGCATTGCTCTTTCGCTGGCACCTCCGGGCAGAGGGTGGAGCAATGTAACTCCTCATGGTGTAAACATAGAACGATTTGGCAATGACCCCCGCCTGGAGATCGCTACATACCATCCCGAGGATTCAGTAGCTACAGTAGAGGGCGACATGAGACCCGCCGGCAGAAGTGAGTTTAATTTCACCGGCCACAGCTTTAAAAAGTATGTGCCAAGGGATTACTCAGTGTATTCCACCAATAGGAACAGCGGTATTAATGTACTGATCATGCGACTGGCAGATGTATACCTGATGTATGCAGAAGTGATGAATGCCCTTGGACAGGATGCTATAGCACTGGAGTATCTTAACAAGGTAAGGAGAAGGGCCTGGGGATATAGCCCCAGCAACCAGGAGCCTGCCGTGGATTTTACCGGTTTAGCAGGAGATGAGCTTAGGGACACTATCCGGGAAGAGCGTTTCAGAGAGCTTTTTGCCGAGGGCCACAGGTGGTATGACATTGTTAGATGGGGAATTGTAGAGCAGGAAGTATTGAAATATAACCAGAAAAGGGTAACGCAGGGTGAGATCTTATTTCAGCCCAAAGACTACTATTACCCCATACCACAACAGGAAGTAGACAATAATGAAAATATAGTGCCAAGCCAGGGCTATGAATAA
- a CDS encoding alpha-glucosidase translates to MKIDYHLWRTMLLMAVMVWLSSCGDKSIPTADGEAEGISRITSPSGQIAVTFFLTADQEPAYRVFYQNKVVIDTSLLGFEFRDQPALQANLRINAVAVDSLKETWQMPWGEQTDVLNHYKQLNVQLQEDKPEGRQVNLCFRVFDDGMAFRYSFPVQAHMDEVLITEETTQFKLTGDHDSWWIPGDWDSFEHLYNRTPVSKINALALGDPGIIYSHIVENAVHTPFTMKSADGVYLSIHEANLTDYAGMTLLADTSKLLLQSALVGSEVTGYAVKRSLPFDTPWRTIIITDKAGGLIDSKMILNLNEPNRLGDVSWIKPMKYNGIWWEMHLDKSGWDMESGKHGATTENTKRYIDFAAANNLKGVLVEGWNTGWDRWVGFPDREGVFDFVTPYADYNLEEVTRYAKEKGVEIIMHHETSAAPRTYEQQLNAAYQLMQKHGISSAKLGYVGEIIPKGEHQQGQWMVNHYRRVLETAAKYEISINIHEPVKPTGLRRTYPNLISGEAVRGQEFNAWASDGGNPPDHLTIVPFTRMLAGPIDYTPGIFRIKLAPFKPKNQVNTTLAQQLALYVIVYSPVQMAADLPEHYQNHPAFQFIRDVGVDWEQSKVLDAEIGEHVTIVRKERKTGNWFLGSITNEQPRQVVLDFSFLENNEKYRATIYKDGANAHWNNNPTAYVIEEMEVDKDTRLDMSLAAGGGVAISLFPVANIH, encoded by the coding sequence ATGAAAATAGATTACCACCTGTGGAGAACCATGCTGTTGATGGCAGTGATGGTATGGCTGAGCTCTTGTGGAGATAAAAGTATTCCCACCGCTGATGGTGAAGCAGAGGGTATCTCCAGAATTACATCGCCATCCGGACAGATTGCAGTTACTTTTTTCCTGACTGCTGATCAGGAACCTGCCTACAGGGTTTTTTATCAGAATAAAGTAGTTATAGATACTTCACTGCTTGGTTTTGAATTCCGGGACCAGCCGGCTTTGCAGGCTAATCTTCGCATCAATGCTGTTGCAGTAGATTCTCTGAAAGAAACATGGCAAATGCCCTGGGGGGAACAGACGGATGTGCTGAATCACTACAAGCAGCTAAATGTGCAATTGCAGGAAGATAAACCGGAAGGACGACAGGTAAATTTATGTTTCAGGGTATTTGATGATGGTATGGCTTTTCGCTATAGCTTTCCTGTACAGGCCCATATGGATGAAGTGCTGATAACAGAAGAAACTACCCAGTTTAAGCTAACAGGAGATCATGATTCCTGGTGGATCCCGGGCGACTGGGACAGCTTTGAACACCTCTATAACAGAACACCGGTCTCTAAAATAAACGCACTGGCACTGGGAGATCCGGGCATTATCTACAGCCATATTGTGGAAAATGCCGTGCACACCCCCTTTACCATGAAGAGCGCGGATGGTGTGTACCTAAGCATACATGAGGCCAACCTTACAGACTATGCCGGCATGACGTTGCTTGCCGATACCAGCAAACTGTTGCTGCAAAGTGCTCTTGTTGGCTCTGAGGTAACAGGGTATGCCGTTAAAAGATCGCTGCCCTTCGATACCCCCTGGCGCACCATTATAATCACTGATAAGGCAGGTGGGCTGATCGATTCTAAAATGATCCTCAACCTGAATGAGCCAAACCGCCTTGGAGATGTATCATGGATAAAACCCATGAAGTACAACGGTATCTGGTGGGAAATGCACCTTGATAAATCTGGCTGGGATATGGAAAGCGGCAAACATGGTGCTACTACAGAAAACACTAAACGCTACATAGATTTTGCCGCAGCCAATAACCTGAAGGGGGTGCTGGTGGAAGGTTGGAATACCGGATGGGACCGCTGGGTGGGTTTTCCGGATAGGGAAGGGGTTTTTGATTTTGTAACTCCCTATGCAGATTATAACCTGGAAGAAGTAACCCGCTATGCAAAGGAGAAAGGGGTGGAGATTATTATGCATCATGAAACCTCAGCGGCACCACGTACCTATGAACAACAACTGAATGCCGCCTATCAGCTTATGCAAAAGCATGGGATCAGTTCTGCAAAGCTGGGATATGTGGGAGAGATTATTCCCAAAGGAGAGCACCAGCAGGGGCAGTGGATGGTGAACCACTACCGACGTGTGCTGGAAACTGCAGCGAAATACGAGATTTCTATCAATATTCATGAACCTGTAAAACCTACAGGCTTGAGAAGAACCTATCCAAACCTGATTTCAGGAGAGGCCGTGCGCGGACAGGAATTTAATGCATGGGCCAGCGATGGTGGCAACCCACCCGATCATTTAACCATTGTGCCTTTTACAAGGATGTTGGCCGGACCTATTGATTATACACCGGGAATCTTCAGGATCAAACTGGCACCCTTCAAACCAAAAAATCAGGTGAACACCACGCTGGCACAACAGCTTGCACTTTACGTAATTGTATACAGCCCGGTACAAATGGCTGCAGATTTACCAGAGCATTACCAGAACCACCCTGCTTTTCAGTTTATCAGGGATGTTGGTGTAGACTGGGAGCAAAGTAAGGTACTGGATGCTGAAATAGGGGAGCATGTAACCATTGTGCGAAAGGAAAGAAAAACAGGCAACTGGTTTTTAGGCAGTATCACAAATGAGCAACCCCGCCAAGTAGTGCTGGATTTTAGTTTTCTGGAAAATAACGAAAAGTACAGGGCTACAATCTACAAAGACGGAGCTAATGCACATTGGAATAACAACCCCACTGCTTATGTGATAGAAGAAATGGAGGTAGACAAAGATACCCGGCTGGACATGTCACTTGCAGCGGGTGGTGGTGTTGCAATAAGCTTATTTCCAGTAGCCAATATACATTAG